In Serratia liquefaciens ATCC 27592, the genomic stretch GCGCTGGTGACCTTCGCGCCGCCGACCATTGCCGCCCTGCTGTTCCCGAACGGCTTCCTTTACGCCATCGGCTTCGCCGGCCTGGCCGCCACCGTTTGGGCGGTAATAGTGCCGGCCATGATGGCGCGTGCCAGCCGCCGCCGCTTTACCGAAGCGCAATATCGCGCTCCCGGTGGCTACGGCATGATCCTGTTCATCATTCTGTTCGGGGTGATCAACGCCGTCGCGCACGTGTTGGCATTGCTGGGTCTGTTACCGGTGTTCCAGTAATACCGTAGGGGATGGCGCCCGCCGTCCCCTTAGTCTGATGACAAACACCCGAAAAACGTGGTTTTCGGATGTTTGAGGTAAATCAGAAGACACCATCCTTTGTTTTTATTTGTCCCAGAACAGAACTTTTAACTGCAAAGGACGTTGTCAGCAATTTGAGGGGATGGCGCCCGCCGTCCCCTTTTTCTGTCACTGTTTTTGCTCGATCTGCTTGCCTGAAATCAGCGGCGCGAGTAACTTGTCGCAACTTCCCAAATACTCTTCATTGCAGGTTATTTTATATGGCAAAAGCTAACGAAATTAAGCGCGGCATGGCGATCAACTACAACGGCAAACTGCTGCTGGTGAAAGACATTGATGTGCAAAGCCCAAGCGCGCGCGGCGCCAGCACCTTGTACAAAATGCGCTTCTCTGACGTCCGCACCGGGCTGAAGGTTGAAGAGCGTTTCAAGGGCGACGATATTCTGGACACCATTAGCCTGTCACGCCGCAAGGTGAACTTTTCTTATATCGACGGCGAAGAATACGTATTTATGGATGACGAGGATTACACCCCGTATATCTTTAAGAAAGACCAGATCGAAGATGAACTGCTGTTTATTCCTGAAGGCGGTCTGCCGGGCATGCAGGTACTGACCCTGGATGGCCAGGTGTTGGCGCTGGAACTGCCGCAGACCGTGGATATGGAAATTGTCGACACCGCACCGGGCATCAAAGGTGCCTCTGCCAGTGCCCGCAACAAGCCGGCCACCATGGCGACCGGCCTGACCATTCAGGTACCGGAATACCTCAGCGCCGGTGACAAAATCCGCATTCATATTGCCGAGCGCCGTTACATGAGCCGCGCTGACTAGTCGATATTCTGGGGCCAATGTGGCCCCTTTTTAATGGCTTAGGGCAAATCCGGGAAGAAGCGGCGTTTAAGCGCCAGCTCCACCCCGCGCAGTTCCGCCAACCCCTTCAAACGACCAATCGCCGAGTAGCCCGGGTTGGTTTTTTTCTTCAGATCGTCCAGCATCTGGTGCCCATGGTCGGGACGCATCGGGATCGGCCGGCGATCGCCTGCCTGATGGCGCCGTTGCTCCTCAGTGAGGATCGCCTCGATCACCGCCACCATGTCCACGTCGCCTTGCAGATGCGCACCCTCATGGAAACTTTTCGGGTTTTCTTCGCGACAGGTAGCACGTAAATGGGTGAAGTGGATGCGATCGCCGAAGGTTTCGATCATCCGCACCAGATCGTTATCCGCCCGTACGCCGTAAGAGCCGGTGCACATGGTGAAGCCGTTATACCGGCTGTCGACCGTTTGCTTGAACCACTGCATATCCTCAATGGTAGAGACGATGCGCGGCAACCCCAAAATCGGCCGCGGCGGATCGTCCGGATGCACTGCCAAACGCACGCCAACCTCCTCCGCCACCGGCACAATGGCGCGCAGGAACACCGCCATATTCTCTCGCAGCTGCGCCTTGTCAATCCCATCGTACTCCGCCAGGCGGGCGCGGAATTGATCGAGGGTATAGCCCTCTTCGGCCCCCGGTAATCCGGCGATAATATTGCCGGTCAGCTTGGCAACCTCCGCCTCGTTCATCGCGGAAAAATAGGTTGCAGCCTGCTCCTGTTCTTGCGGCGTGTAATCCTGCTCTGCGCCAGCGCGTTGCAGGATATGCAGATCAAAAGCCGCGAAGGCGGTCTGATCGAAACGCAACGCTTTCGACCCGTCCGGCAGTAAATACTCCAGATCGGTGCGCGTCCAGTCCAGGATCGGCATAAAGTTGTAGCATACGGTGTCGATGCCGCAGGCCGCTAGGTTACGCAGCGATTGCTGATAGTTAGCGATATGCTGCCGGTAATGGCCGCTGTGGGTTTTGATCTCCTCATGCACCGGGATACTTTCCACTACCGACCACACCAAGCCTTTCTCCGCCAATAGGGCCTGACGGGCCTTGATCTCTTCGACCGGCCACACCTCGCCATTCGGGATATGGTGCAAGGCGGTGACGACGCCAGTGGCGCCGGCCTGGCGCACATCATCAAGAGAGACCGGATCGTTCGGCCCATACCAACGCCATGTTTGTTCCATTATTTATCCTTGTAAAAATTGCCCAGTATCGCGGAAGTGATAAAGATCGCCCTGCTCCAGCCATCTTGTTATACCAAAATAAAATAGATATCGGTTATCTTTCACCTTACTCTTTCGCCAATTGCTGTCAAAAGTGAAACCGCGATTGGTTGATCCACTTCACGGATCTGGCTTATTTTGCACGCGCACATGTAATTAGTGCGCTTACAGCCTTACACTGGCGGCAGAAAATTCGTGCAGCCCCGGCAGAAGGAGTGCCGTATTCTGCACAAAAAACTGGTCTGATAACTTTTAAAGTTAACCGCCAACACATCTACTCAGCCTTGGAGCTTTGCATGAAGACTATCGCCAACACGCCGCTTCCGGATGCCGTCCAGCAGCCAGGTTACGATCGCAGCGCATTACAGAGCCGCATGGTGCACATTGGATTTGGCGCCTTTCACCGTGCCCACCAGGCGCTACTGACCGATCGAGTGTTGAATCGTCAGGGCGGCGACTGGGGGATCTGCGAAATCAGCCTGTTCGGCGGTGATAATTTGTTCCGGACGCTGCGCCAGCAGGACCATCTTTACAGCGTGCTGGAAAAAGGCGCGGCGAGTAATCAGGCTATCGTGATCGGTGCGGTGCATGAGAGCGTACACCGCAAGCTGGAAGGGATTGGCGCCGTATTGGAAAAGCTGGCGGAGCCACAGGTGGCGATTGTCTCGATGACCATTACCGAAAAAGGCTATTGCATTGAACCCGGCAGCGGAAAACTGGATCTTCAACATCAGGCGATCCGCGCCGATCTGGCGAATCCCGGCGAGCCTTCCACCGTGCCGGGGATCCTGGTGGAAGCGCTGCGCCTGCGTCTGGAACGTGGGCTGCCCGCCTTTACCCTGCTCTCTTGCGACAACATCCCGGAAAACGGCCACGTGCTGCGTAACGCGATCGTCGGTTTGGCTCAAGCGCGCGACGGCGCGCTGGCCGACTGGATTGCCCGCGAGGTGAGCTTCCCCAGCACCATGGTAGACCGTATCGTCCCAGCCGCTACGCCAGAGACGCTGGATGAAGTGGCCGAGGCGCTCGGCGGCGTTCGTGATGAATGCGCCATCGCCTGCGAACCCTTTATCCAGTGGGTCGTTGAGGATAACTTTGTCGCCGGCCGCCCAGCCTGGGAACGGGCCGGTGCACAGTTGGTCAATGACGTGCTGCCTTTTGAGCAGATGAAACTGCGCATGCTGAACGGCAGCCACTCTTTCCTGGCCTATCTCGGGTATCTTGGGGGCTATCAGTACATCAACGACTGTATGGGCGATGAGTCTTATCGCCGCGCCGCACTCCACCTGATGCTGGCTGAACAGGCGCCGACGCTGAACGTTAGCGGTATCGATTTGCCCGCCTATGCAGCACAGCTGATTGAGCGCTACAGCAACCCGGCGTTGCAACACCGTACCTGGCAAATCGCCATGGACGGCACGCAAAAATTACCGCAGCGTATGCTGGACTCGGTGCGTTGGCATCTGCAGCATGGCGGCAGCTATGCCGGTCTGGCTCTCGGGGTGGCGGGCTGGATGCGCTATGTCGGCGGCGTGGATGATGCCGGGCAGCCAATAGACATCCGCGATCCGTTATTGGCTACGCTGCAACAGACAGTGGCTTCAACGCCGGATGATGAACAACGGGTAAAAGCCCTGTTGGGTCTAACGGCTATTTTTGGTGAGCAATTGGCGGCCAACGAGGAATTTGTCACGGCGGTCACCCGCGCCTACTTGTCATTACGCGATCGCGGTGCGCGTCAAACGGTGCAAAACTGGGTGTCGACTCAGCTGGCTTAGCCATTGAACAAGGCGTAAAGCGGGGAAAATGACGATGCCGGATATCATCCGGCATCGCCGAACGACTTAACGATAAACTACCGTCATCACTGCAAGTTTTTTCTGTTGATCCACCCACTTCATTTCGGTCGAACCTAAATTCAGCGGCAGTTCTTTGCGTGTAGCATCAAATTTCGACAGGGCCTGTTGGTCTTGATAGTGCTGCCCATTTCGGTAACATTGCGTATTGGCCGTTGAAGCGGTAACTTTCACCGTACAGG encodes the following:
- the yeiP gene encoding elongation factor P-like protein YeiP, with amino-acid sequence MAKANEIKRGMAINYNGKLLLVKDIDVQSPSARGASTLYKMRFSDVRTGLKVEERFKGDDILDTISLSRRKVNFSYIDGEEYVFMDDEDYTPYIFKKDQIEDELLFIPEGGLPGMQVLTLDGQVLALELPQTVDMEIVDTAPGIKGASASARNKPATMATGLTIQVPEYLSAGDKIRIHIAERRYMSRAD
- a CDS encoding type 1 fimbrial protein, translated to MNVFRLFLIAGMLFSWTAVSHAGTTGGVIRFVGSIVESPCTVKVTASTANTQCYRNGQHYQDQQALSKFDATRKELPLNLGSTEMKWVDQQKKLAVMTVVYR
- the uxuA gene encoding mannonate dehydratase produces the protein MEQTWRWYGPNDPVSLDDVRQAGATGVVTALHHIPNGEVWPVEEIKARQALLAEKGLVWSVVESIPVHEEIKTHSGHYRQHIANYQQSLRNLAACGIDTVCYNFMPILDWTRTDLEYLLPDGSKALRFDQTAFAAFDLHILQRAGAEQDYTPQEQEQAATYFSAMNEAEVAKLTGNIIAGLPGAEEGYTLDQFRARLAEYDGIDKAQLRENMAVFLRAIVPVAEEVGVRLAVHPDDPPRPILGLPRIVSTIEDMQWFKQTVDSRYNGFTMCTGSYGVRADNDLVRMIETFGDRIHFTHLRATCREENPKSFHEGAHLQGDVDMVAVIEAILTEEQRRHQAGDRRPIPMRPDHGHQMLDDLKKKTNPGYSAIGRLKGLAELRGVELALKRRFFPDLP
- a CDS encoding mannitol dehydrogenase family protein: MKTIANTPLPDAVQQPGYDRSALQSRMVHIGFGAFHRAHQALLTDRVLNRQGGDWGICEISLFGGDNLFRTLRQQDHLYSVLEKGAASNQAIVIGAVHESVHRKLEGIGAVLEKLAEPQVAIVSMTITEKGYCIEPGSGKLDLQHQAIRADLANPGEPSTVPGILVEALRLRLERGLPAFTLLSCDNIPENGHVLRNAIVGLAQARDGALADWIAREVSFPSTMVDRIVPAATPETLDEVAEALGGVRDECAIACEPFIQWVVEDNFVAGRPAWERAGAQLVNDVLPFEQMKLRMLNGSHSFLAYLGYLGGYQYINDCMGDESYRRAALHLMLAEQAPTLNVSGIDLPAYAAQLIERYSNPALQHRTWQIAMDGTQKLPQRMLDSVRWHLQHGGSYAGLALGVAGWMRYVGGVDDAGQPIDIRDPLLATLQQTVASTPDDEQRVKALLGLTAIFGEQLAANEEFVTAVTRAYLSLRDRGARQTVQNWVSTQLA